atgTCTGGATGTTATTATTCAATCACAGTCTCGAAAGCTTTTCGAGTTTAATGCTTGAGAGTTTGAAAGGAAATGTGGTGCAAATGAACAGTCCTATCGTGGTAGTAGCAAAGAGTTAGTAGTATTGATAGGAAATTAAACTGTACGTGAGCTTGTATTCAAGTTTCGATAGCTTTGTATATTGAATACTGGCTGGCACAGTTGATTTTAGTGGTTATAGTGTTTAGAAGGCATAGTGGAAGGGCTTCTCGAAGATAACAATATAAGCaagattgaagaaagaggactgaagttttgaaattaGTAAATGTCTGAttcagaagaagatttgGGTATACAGTTAAAAGGCTTGAAGATAGCAAGGCACTTGAAGGATTCAGAAGAGCATACTAGTGAGGAACCGGAAGCAGGTTCGGAACATGATTGCGGCTCGTTTGACCAAGATGATTTAACTGTTATGCATACACATGtcaaagaagaactttATAAGCAGAAAAAAGGGGAGGAAGCACGCAATAAGGATTCATTTCATGAGGAAGGAGCGGGAAATGCGGATACGAGTTTTTCCTCATTGCACTCAGAAGCCCATGAAGAAGATAGCGGCGTTAATCAGAGCAAAGATCTTCGTCTGCAGGATCCCTTCAAATCGGTACAGGATCCCAATTGTTTGTCAAGTACGAAGTCGAAAGGCTGCTCTGATTCCGACTCGGATTCCGATGATGGAGGATGGCAAGAGATGCCCGCCATATCGTCGttcaatatatataatcaTAGAGGTGAACTAGAGTTGACCTCCAAGGTCAGAAATCGAGAACTGCCTTCAGACTCACCTCCCATAGTTCCTTCGGTGAACAACCACAAAAGTGCCAATGACTCAAGATTCGATTATACGAAAATGGCCGCAGAGCAGCAAGCTCAGCGATCCTATCGtacaaataaaaagacAGATTTCCTGTTCCACCataaagttttgaaaaagaaaattaataATTCGCAAACCTCCATAAATCTAACCCCTTCCCCTTCAACTACCTCTTTaaacaatgaaaataatagcGATGATGGGGATGATTCTTATGACGAATATGAGGATGATGTGGAACCGGTAAACGACTTGAATCGGGACTCGCAGTTAAACATAACGAAAAACCTATTATCTGATATGGAGAAGTTTGCCTATATAGGTGCAATAAACATTTTGGCAAATCAAATGTGTACTAATTTGGCGACGTTGTGTCTCTGTATTGACATCAAATCCCATAAAAAATTGGCACATCGGCTACAGTTTACCCAAAAAGACATGGCTGCGTGGAAAACCGTCGTACTATCAAGGCTATATGACCATTTAGGTATATCTCCAGAAGAAATCGTAATGATTGAGAAACTTTCTCTGCACAAAATCCAACTAGAAGATTTGTGTAAGTGTTTAAAAACCACTCAGAGCATTGATAATCCATGGGAGAATGATGCGGGCCACAACAGAAGTGCTCCGGATAAAACAACCAATGACGAATGTCCCAATGAACAAAATGGTACGGCACAACCCAGTACATCTAAACTAGAGCAACAATCCCAAACATCTGAGATATCGAAAGCAAGAGAATCTACATTATCTTTGGAGGTTCCATCAAAGGTTCTTGACCCGGAAAATGTAAAGAACCAGGATAGATTAAATATTGATGTAGCATGGACTATTATATGTGACCTTTTCCTAATATGCTTACAGTCTTCCACTTATGATTCAAGATCAAGGACTTTGTTAATCAACTTCGCAAAAGTTTTGAATATGACAAGTCTGGAGATTTGTGAATTTGAAAGACGAGTAACAGATTCTTTGGATATGGAGCAATCTACAGAGGACCAAGTATGGGATGAACAAGATCACATGAAAAATAGAAGGAAAAGtaagagaagaaagaaaatggcaTATGTTGCACTGGCTATGGTAGGTGGTTCTTTGGTCCTTGGACTAAGTGGCGGTTTACTAGCACCCGTTATCGGTGGAGGGATTGCTGCTGGTTTATCAACGATAGGCATAACTGGTGCTACTAGTTTTTTAACTGGTGTGGGTGGTACTACCGTGGTTGCCGTTTCAAGTACTGCTATTGGTGCTAACATTGGTGCGAGAGGTATGTCAAAGAGGATGGGGAGTGTGCGAACCTTTGAGTTCAGACCGTTGCATAATAATAGGAGAGTTAATCTGATACTAACAGTGTCAGGTTGGATGGTTGGTAACGAAGATGATGTTAGATTACCATTTTCTACGGTAGATCCTGTTGAAGGTGATTTATACTCGTTATATTGGGAACCGGAGATGTTAAAGTCTATTGGTCAAACGGTTAGTATTGTGGCTACCGAAATCTTCACTACCTCACTTCAGCAAATTTTGGGTGCCACCGTTTTAACAGCATTGATCAGTTCTATTCAATGGCCAATGGCTTTGTCAAAACTAGGCTATATTTTAGATAACCCATGGAATGTTTCTCTGGACAGAGCTTGGTCAGCAGGCAAAATTCTCGCAGATACTCTCATTGCAAGGAATTTGGGTGCTCGCCCAATTACACTAGTTGGCTTTTCGATAGGAGCTagagttattttttcttgtttaatCGAATTGTGCAAGAAAAGGGCTTTAGGTTTGATTGAGAATGTTTACCTTTTTGGTACGCCGGCTGTCatgaaaaaggaacaaCTCGTCATGGCAAGGTCTGTAGTCAGTGGGAGGTTTGTAAACGGTTATTCGGATAAGGATTGGTTCTTGGCATATTTATTTAGAGCTGCTGCTGGGGGATTTAGCGCTGTTATGGGAATTTCTACAATAGAAGACGTTGaaggttttgaaaatgttaaTTGCACAGAATTTGTTGATGGTCATTTAAATTATCGTAAAAGCATGCccaaattattgaaaagaattggTATTGCAGTTTTAAGCGAGGAGTTTGTTGAGATAGAAGAGATGATGAACCCCGAAGaagtgaaaagaaaaaggaagtTAATAAATGATGTTGATGCAgcacaaaaaaaactgaatcaaagaaaaaagcataACAGTTGGGTACCCAAATGGTTGAAACCAAAGAAGTCCAAATGGAAAGTTATGGTTGAAGAAGCTGTCGAGGAGGGAAGGGACATGCAGGATTCACCAGAAAACGTCGTCAATAACAATGAGAATGAAATCCCAGATGAACAGGAAGGGACAAATAATCCAAAACGTAAAGATGCTGCTCTTGTAGATCATGGGGCGTTGATGCATGAATTACAGCTAATAAAACAAGCGATGCATGAGGAAGAATTAAAGAATAAAGCATGTTTGGCTGgagaaatgaagaaagttgAAACATCCACCGAATCTTCAGCGGAGCGACAGCTCAAATTACCTTCCACACCAAATATGAATCCACCACAAAGTCCTAATAACTTTCAATTATTAAGCGCGGGAAGAACTATTCTTCCAGAGGATGATGATATGGATTCCCGAGGGAGAAGGAAAATGGAATTTTCATTCCCGGATGATATCTGAATGCTTGCTGAAATCATTCATTGTGCATTTACGTATAGTATGAACGAAAGGCCCTTGGAAACTGTAACAGTATTATATATAGAAATGATATACACGTTTTAACTttactcaaaaaaattcggGAAGTCTTGAGTTTAGTTAcaaaatatgaaaatatTGTTAAAAAATGTTATGAATACAGTATCACCAAACAATTAGTAATATCGAAGAATACTCTCCTTTAAAATAACTATATCaacaatatatatatatttatatatgaataaaaaaataccgTAAGTTAATGAAGGTAACAAACAATCCAGAAAAGTAACTTTCAAAGTAAAAGAGCGATAACCCATCTTAATTTTAGCATTTgtttaatattttcattcaCAGCTTTATCAATGCGTTTCATCAGAATCACTCAATATGGTGTgctcttcatcttcttgaGACTTTTTCAATGCATACTTAGCCACCAGTTTTTTCAGTTCGTCAAGATTCACGGGTTTCTCTAACAcatcatcaaaaactttaCTGGTTATTGCTTCTTGAAAATAGTTCGTAATGGCT
The DNA window shown above is from Saccharomyces mikatae IFO 1815 strain IFO1815 genome assembly, chromosome: 6 and carries:
- the MIL1 gene encoding Mil1p (similar to Saccharomyces cerevisiae YFL034W; ancestral locus Anc_8.32), coding for MSDSEEDLGIQLKGLKIARHLKDSEEHTSEEPEAGSEHDCGSFDQDDLTVMHTHVKEELYKQKKGEEARNKDSFHEEGAGNADTSFSSLHSEAHEEDSGVNQSKDLRLQDPFKSVQDPNCLSSTKSKGCSDSDSDSDDGGWQEMPAISSFNIYNHRGELELTSKVRNRELPSDSPPIVPSVNNHKSANDSRFDYTKMAAEQQAQRSYRTNKKTDFLFHHKVLKKKINNSQTSINLTPSPSTTSLNNENNSDDGDDSYDEYEDDVEPVNDLNRDSQLNITKNLLSDMEKFAYIGAINILANQMCTNLATLCLCIDIKSHKKLAHRLQFTQKDMAAWKTVVLSRLYDHLGISPEEIVMIEKLSLHKIQLEDLCKCLKTTQSIDNPWENDAGHNRSAPDKTTNDECPNEQNGTAQPSTSKLEQQSQTSEISKARESTLSLEVPSKVLDPENVKNQDRLNIDVAWTIICDLFLICLQSSTYDSRSRTLLINFAKVLNMTSLEICEFERRVTDSLDMEQSTEDQVWDEQDHMKNRRKSKRRKKMAYVALAMVGGSLVLGLSGGLLAPVIGGGIAAGLSTIGITGATSFLTGVGGTTVVAVSSTAIGANIGARGMSKRMGSVRTFEFRPLHNNRRVNLILTVSGWMVGNEDDVRLPFSTVDPVEGDLYSLYWEPEMLKSIGQTVSIVATEIFTTSLQQILGATVLTALISSIQWPMALSKLGYILDNPWNVSLDRAWSAGKILADTLIARNLGARPITLVGFSIGARVIFSCLIELCKKRALGLIENVYLFGTPAVMKKEQLVMARSVVSGRFVNGYSDKDWFLAYLFRAAAGGFSAVMGISTIEDVEGFENVNCTEFVDGHLNYRKSMPKLLKRIGIAVLSEEFVEIEEMMNPEEVKRKRKLINDVDAAQKKLNQRKKHNSWVPKWLKPKKSKWKVMVEEAVEEGRDMQDSPENVVNNNENEIPDEQEGTNNPKRKDAALVDHGALMHELQLIKQAMHEEELKNKACLAGEMKKVETSTESSAERQLKLPSTPNMNPPQSPNNFQLLSAGRTILPEDDDMDSRGRRKMEFSFPDDI